In Arenicella chitinivorans, one genomic interval encodes:
- a CDS encoding tetratricopeptide repeat protein translates to MKTIRLEVLGSVLILLLLSACASQPVTAVKYDWMQEVINYETRLGPDHLDSVENLYQVTPEMRATVVARFGKLPKLRALRKMAQWLIDEDGKNMQYNMEANYAPIEAFYRNEGNCLSFTLMLIQLADEIGITLNANEVDIPDLWGENEDRGLVYYRHVNAMYRSDRYTQVFDLAIQEYRAGFPQRFINKRSAAALLFSNLGVQFMQQEDYDTALHYLKLAVSVDAKNPDLWINLSAALRRTGQVNKAEQGYLYAHQLNPRESLAASNLERLYRGQGKLQAADRFQKLASRVRNKNPYLHFYTAQKAFDQRDFGTAAKAVKRAIKLHDKDPQFYELRSRIYQVERKYIAALRDLEKAHNISLTPSERGRYANKVDLVLAAVKQQAEDRQKRFERLTLPQFRR, encoded by the coding sequence ATGAAGACTATTCGGTTGGAAGTCCTCGGGTCAGTGTTGATATTACTGCTACTCAGCGCCTGTGCCAGTCAACCAGTTACGGCGGTGAAATATGACTGGATGCAGGAGGTTATCAATTACGAGACACGCCTTGGCCCTGATCACTTAGACAGTGTAGAGAACCTGTATCAAGTCACTCCGGAAATGCGCGCCACAGTGGTCGCTCGGTTTGGAAAACTACCCAAGCTTCGCGCGCTGCGAAAGATGGCGCAATGGTTAATCGACGAAGACGGCAAAAACATGCAATACAACATGGAGGCCAACTATGCACCGATTGAAGCGTTTTATCGTAATGAGGGGAACTGCTTAAGCTTCACACTTATGCTTATTCAATTAGCCGATGAGATCGGCATTACGCTCAATGCGAATGAAGTGGATATCCCCGATCTTTGGGGCGAAAACGAAGATCGTGGTCTAGTATATTACCGACACGTTAATGCGATGTATCGCTCAGATCGATACACTCAGGTATTTGACCTTGCGATTCAAGAATATCGTGCTGGTTTTCCACAGCGGTTTATTAACAAACGCTCGGCGGCGGCATTACTTTTCAGCAACCTGGGCGTCCAATTTATGCAGCAGGAAGACTACGATACGGCGTTACACTACCTTAAACTCGCGGTCTCGGTCGATGCCAAGAACCCGGATCTTTGGATCAACCTGTCAGCCGCGCTGCGACGCACAGGCCAAGTTAATAAAGCCGAGCAGGGCTATCTATATGCCCACCAATTGAACCCGCGGGAAAGTCTTGCCGCCAGCAATTTGGAGCGGTTGTATCGAGGACAAGGCAAACTTCAAGCCGCGGATCGATTCCAAAAGCTGGCTTCGCGAGTTCGCAATAAAAATCCGTATTTACATTTTTACACCGCGCAAAAAGCGTTCGACCAGCGCGACTTTGGTACCGCTGCTAAAGCCGTTAAACGCGCCATAAAACTGCACGACAAAGACCCCCAGTTTTATGAACTTCGCAGCCGTATCTATCAGGTCGAAAGAAAATACATCGCCGCGTTACGTGATCTTGAAAAAGCACACAATATCTCGCTGACGCCGTCTGAGCGCGGCCGCTATGCCAACAAGGTCGATCTGGTACTCGCGGCAGTCAAACAACAAGCTGAAGATCGACAAAAACGATTTGAGCGGTTGACGTTACCACAATTTAGACGTTAA
- a CDS encoding S8 family serine peptidase codes for MKKRFSKSIIAGLGFAAVCLGGHSTSYAAESPLLSLSKPSQIDPALIPPKSNKKQDTDIYIVHFRDQPTINFAGAPGLAATKPEAGKKLATSSAKVQSYRSFLKGKQDSTLQNYGIPKENKIYEYTYAFNGMAARMTAAQAELLSRDPSVLTVAKDEMAKMDTDSTREFLELNRGRDAAWRSRYTGEDVIIGVIDSGLSPEHPSFADVRTPRKGDRGRPVAYGPPPAGWTGDACEFGNTAFNPLDVPFECNNKVLGARFYNEGFLRGGDPAVVLAPGSAMSARDDDGHGSAAASNAAGNYGVQAEIGGQQVGSNVMSGVAPRARIAVYKVCWDGPIITSNPADDDNGCFNSDSMAAIDQAVADGVDVINFSVGGASTSFASLDAVAFLFAADAGVHVATSAGNSGPELATVGAPGVVPWLTSVGAVNDNQNFALGIDVAAPASVAGLKTAIEGVGPVQLTDIPGVSGDLMVSVPADGCGAFTNAADMSGKVALVIRGGCAFDDKYANAEAAGATAVIVYNDGTAPDRFNPFIMGFIDASRGIPGVMIGYEDGAELAAASGVTVSLDSANQVELANRVADFSSRGPNRGAFDIIKPDVVAPGVQILSAETTTENADAGSSSSSVESFQYISGTSFSSPHIAGVLALIKQAHPDWSPAMARSAMMTTARQNLATQYSDDPATPFEIGAGHVVPNATFNPGLAYDADLLDYAAFTCGNNAQLFDDAVCDLLASQGYSFDGSDLNLPSIGIGDLVGTQTVTRTVTNVDDSDNRRHRRKPSVYKVEVEAPPGIDVEVSPRKLVLLPGESAEYTVTFTANSNVRVNEFAFGALTWVERGKRKGHKHRSWWDWYRHGYSYGHDKKNARQVRSPIAVRPVALATVDEVEGTGTDGSVSIPVQFGFSGTYNAALAGISESIPFSDTVTEADGLNVLCFDLPALSHMRIQTFDQDTATPGEDDLDLRVFRVDDCAGSNNLTQIGSSGNATSNEVVDIVNPTAGGYIFVIDFFAAAGGASSIDYTAWISVLLGDEGNATVTAPTSATVGTATSVTVDYTGLTPASRHLGVVSHQDGSAEVGRTIINIDTN; via the coding sequence ATGAAAAAGCGATTTTCCAAATCGATAATAGCCGGTTTGGGTTTTGCAGCTGTCTGTTTAGGAGGACACTCAACTTCCTACGCTGCCGAATCCCCCCTACTGAGTCTGTCAAAACCATCCCAGATTGATCCAGCCTTAATCCCGCCCAAAAGCAACAAGAAACAAGACACCGATATTTATATCGTCCACTTCCGCGACCAACCAACAATTAATTTTGCCGGTGCACCGGGACTCGCTGCGACGAAGCCAGAAGCGGGTAAAAAACTTGCCACCAGCAGCGCCAAAGTGCAAAGTTATCGCAGCTTTTTAAAGGGCAAGCAGGACAGCACCCTTCAAAACTACGGAATCCCCAAAGAAAACAAGATCTACGAATACACCTACGCATTCAACGGTATGGCGGCCCGGATGACAGCGGCGCAGGCTGAATTGCTGAGTCGTGATCCAAGTGTTCTAACCGTAGCCAAGGACGAAATGGCTAAAATGGATACCGACAGCACGCGCGAATTTTTAGAGCTAAATCGCGGTCGTGACGCCGCATGGCGTAGTCGCTACACGGGCGAAGATGTGATCATTGGAGTCATCGATTCGGGCCTATCCCCGGAACACCCGAGCTTTGCCGACGTAAGAACACCGCGCAAAGGCGATCGCGGGCGCCCGGTAGCCTATGGCCCGCCTCCGGCTGGCTGGACTGGCGACGCCTGCGAATTCGGGAACACCGCATTCAATCCACTCGATGTGCCATTCGAGTGTAATAACAAAGTCCTCGGCGCACGTTTTTACAATGAAGGATTTTTGCGCGGTGGAGACCCTGCGGTCGTTCTGGCGCCGGGTTCCGCAATGTCTGCGCGTGACGACGACGGTCACGGTAGTGCCGCCGCATCGAATGCGGCCGGTAACTACGGGGTACAAGCTGAAATTGGAGGTCAACAAGTTGGCAGCAACGTGATGTCGGGCGTGGCACCACGCGCACGCATCGCCGTGTATAAAGTTTGTTGGGATGGGCCAATCATCACCAGTAACCCTGCAGACGATGACAATGGTTGCTTCAATTCTGACTCCATGGCAGCGATTGACCAAGCGGTGGCTGACGGCGTGGATGTCATCAACTTTTCGGTTGGTGGTGCGTCGACAAGTTTCGCCAGTCTAGATGCAGTTGCCTTCCTGTTCGCCGCCGACGCAGGTGTGCATGTTGCTACGTCCGCAGGGAATTCCGGGCCAGAGCTGGCCACCGTTGGCGCGCCAGGTGTTGTGCCGTGGTTGACATCGGTTGGTGCCGTTAACGACAACCAGAACTTTGCATTGGGTATTGATGTGGCTGCGCCAGCGTCTGTTGCGGGATTAAAAACTGCAATTGAAGGCGTAGGGCCAGTACAGTTGACTGACATTCCCGGCGTTAGCGGTGACTTGATGGTCAGCGTGCCAGCAGACGGTTGTGGTGCGTTCACCAATGCAGCTGATATGAGCGGGAAAGTAGCGTTAGTCATACGCGGTGGCTGTGCATTCGACGACAAATACGCCAATGCTGAGGCCGCCGGTGCGACAGCAGTCATTGTCTATAATGATGGTACTGCGCCAGACCGTTTCAATCCGTTCATTATGGGTTTTATTGACGCCTCTCGAGGTATTCCCGGTGTGATGATTGGCTATGAAGACGGCGCGGAACTCGCTGCTGCGAGCGGTGTCACGGTGTCTCTTGACAGTGCAAATCAGGTTGAACTTGCCAACCGAGTTGCGGATTTTTCGTCTCGTGGACCTAACCGCGGTGCGTTTGATATCATCAAACCCGACGTGGTCGCTCCCGGCGTGCAAATTCTGAGTGCGGAGACCACCACAGAGAATGCGGATGCCGGCTCCTCTTCATCCAGTGTAGAGTCATTCCAATACATCAGTGGTACGTCATTCTCCAGTCCACATATAGCCGGTGTCTTAGCATTGATCAAACAGGCACACCCTGACTGGTCACCTGCGATGGCGCGTTCAGCGATGATGACCACGGCGCGTCAAAATCTGGCAACGCAATACAGCGATGATCCTGCCACACCGTTCGAAATTGGCGCAGGTCATGTCGTTCCCAACGCGACTTTCAATCCGGGCCTCGCGTATGATGCTGATTTACTGGACTACGCCGCGTTTACCTGTGGCAACAATGCTCAGCTATTCGACGATGCGGTTTGTGATCTGTTGGCCAGTCAAGGCTATTCCTTTGACGGCAGCGACCTGAACTTACCATCAATCGGTATCGGTGATCTGGTCGGTACGCAAACGGTTACACGTACAGTAACCAATGTTGATGACAGCGACAATCGCCGCCATCGCCGTAAACCGAGTGTTTACAAGGTTGAAGTGGAAGCCCCTCCAGGTATTGATGTTGAAGTGAGCCCACGCAAACTCGTATTACTTCCTGGTGAATCAGCCGAATACACCGTAACGTTTACGGCCAATAGCAATGTTCGTGTCAATGAATTTGCGTTTGGCGCACTCACTTGGGTTGAGCGTGGCAAGCGCAAAGGCCACAAGCATCGCAGCTGGTGGGATTGGTATCGTCATGGTTATTCGTATGGCCACGATAAAAAGAACGCGCGCCAAGTTCGCAGTCCGATCGCAGTCCGACCCGTGGCGTTGGCAACGGTTGACGAAGTCGAAGGAACGGGTACCGATGGCAGTGTTTCAATTCCGGTCCAGTTCGGCTTCAGTGGGACCTATAACGCGGCGTTGGCTGGCATCTCTGAATCAATACCGTTCTCGGATACAGTCACAGAGGCCGATGGTTTGAATGTTCTGTGTTTCGACCTGCCGGCCTTGTCCCACATGCGCATCCAAACGTTTGATCAGGACACCGCCACACCGGGTGAAGACGATCTCGACTTACGTGTGTTTCGTGTGGATGATTGTGCCGGGTCAAACAACCTCACACAGATCGGAAGCAGTGGCAACGCTACCTCGAATGAGGTTGTGGATATCGTCAACCCAACGGCCGGTGGATATATATTCGTGATTGATTTCTTTGCCGCTGCTGGTGGTGCAAGCAGTATTGATTACACTGCATGGATCAGTGTGTTGCTGGGTGATGAAGGCAATGCCACGGTAACCGCTCCCACCAGTGCTACCGTTGGTACGGCCACCAGTGTGACTGTCGATTATACGGGCCTCACCCCCGCTAGCCGTCACCTCGGTGTTGTTTCTCATCAAGACGGTAGTGCTGAAGTAGGTCGTACAATTATCAATATTGACACCAACTAA
- a CDS encoding VOC family protein, which yields MNKHEKLNYLELPARDLASTKTFFTNVFGWRFTDYGAEYTAFDNQGLEGGFYQADLVSRSDLGAALAVFYSTDLEQTLAKVEAAGGTVIKPIFAFPGGRRFHFTEPSGSEFAVWSEPAAN from the coding sequence ATGAATAAACACGAAAAATTAAACTACCTCGAGTTACCTGCGCGCGACCTTGCATCCACTAAAACTTTCTTTACAAATGTCTTTGGGTGGAGGTTTACAGACTACGGTGCGGAGTACACTGCCTTCGACAATCAAGGCTTGGAAGGCGGGTTCTATCAGGCTGATCTGGTTAGCCGTAGTGATCTCGGCGCTGCGTTGGCAGTGTTTTACAGTACCGATCTAGAGCAAACCTTGGCCAAGGTAGAGGCGGCTGGTGGCACCGTTATAAAACCGATATTTGCATTTCCCGGTGGTCGACGTTTTCATTTTACGGAGCCCAGTGGCAGCGAGTTTGCGGTATGGTCTGAGCCCGCAGCTAATTAA
- a CDS encoding MipA/OmpV family protein, whose translation MPTVSHHRFLASTRNLLLLAMLGMSMSTTAKQLPLWELGLGLGGLHQPYYIGTKQQRNLIFPVPVPIYRGDVLKSDEAGVRALLLNNDRAKLEMSLDFNLAVDSDDVDLRAGMPDIDSRLQIGPSLELKLAESDFDQWQLNLPIRANFGIGEQGIDESGFTFAPNITYFRNFEWREQPWRAGVALGPQFGTRDYQNVYYGVASEFATDDRPEYAASSGYSGSRLLMTLRSKNQDRLWVWFLRYENISGASFEDSPLVETTDGLSLGIIYSRFIFKSKRLIEP comes from the coding sequence ATGCCAACCGTCTCGCACCACAGATTCTTAGCCTCTACCCGCAATTTACTGCTATTGGCGATGCTGGGTATGAGTATGTCGACAACGGCCAAACAGCTGCCGCTTTGGGAGTTAGGTTTGGGTTTAGGCGGTCTGCACCAACCCTACTACATTGGCACCAAGCAGCAACGAAATTTGATTTTCCCAGTTCCGGTGCCAATATATCGCGGCGACGTACTGAAGTCAGATGAGGCTGGCGTGCGCGCCTTATTATTGAATAATGATCGCGCCAAACTCGAAATGAGCCTCGACTTCAATCTCGCGGTTGACAGTGACGACGTCGACTTACGTGCCGGAATGCCGGACATCGATAGTCGGCTGCAGATTGGACCCTCACTGGAGTTGAAGCTAGCCGAGTCAGATTTTGACCAGTGGCAACTCAACCTGCCAATTCGCGCTAACTTTGGTATTGGCGAACAGGGTATCGATGAATCTGGTTTCACCTTTGCTCCCAACATCACCTATTTCCGTAATTTTGAGTGGCGCGAACAGCCCTGGCGCGCTGGAGTAGCACTGGGACCGCAGTTCGGGACACGTGACTACCAAAACGTGTACTACGGTGTCGCTTCGGAGTTTGCCACTGACGACCGCCCTGAGTACGCCGCCAGTAGCGGGTATTCAGGTTCACGGTTATTAATGACGTTGCGCTCCAAAAACCAAGACCGGCTCTGGGTATGGTTTTTGCGTTACGAGAATATTTCCGGTGCCAGTTTTGAAGATTCTCCGTTGGTCGAAACCACCGATGGTTTATCACTGGGTATCATTTACAGCCGCTTTATATTTAAGTCAAAACGTCTAATCGAGCCTTAA